In one window of Ruminococcus albus AD2013 DNA:
- a CDS encoding heavy-metal-associated domain-containing protein, with product MYKTTVKIDGMMCGMCEVHINDSIRKKIEVKKIVASHKKGETVIISKNSLTREEIEAALADSGYKVTGFVCGTYEKKGLFGR from the coding sequence ATGTATAAAACAACAGTAAAAATAGACGGTATGATGTGCGGAATGTGTGAAGTTCACATCAATGATTCGATACGCAAAAAAATTGAAGTCAAGAAGATCGTTGCTTCTCACAAGAAAGGTGAAACCGTGATCATCAGTAAAAACTCACTCACGCGTGAAGAGATCGAAGCAGCACTTGCAGACAGCGGTTACAAGGTGACCGGTTTTGTATGCGGGACATACGAGAAAAAAGGTCTGTTTGGCAGATGA
- the eno gene encoding phosphopyruvate hydratase → MDYLEIEKIVGREILDSRGNPTVEAEITLADGTVARGTAPSGASTGEFEALELRDGDKGRYLGKGVQKAVENINTVIADTIKGMDASDIYAIDRAMIKADGSNDKSKLGANAILAVSIACARAAATSLDIPLYRFLGGIQGTKLPVPMMNILNGGAHADSAVDTQEFMIMPVGAPSFKEGLRWCAEVFHALKALLKEMDDVTAVGDEGGFAPNNLKSDEEAIEKILEAVKKAGFEPGKDFMIAMDAASSEWKSEKGKGFYKQPKSGKEFTSDELIAHWEALVDKYPIISIEDGLDEEDWDGWVKMTKQIGHKVQLVGDDLFVTNTERLAKGIQLGAGNSILIKLNQIGSVSETLEAIKMAHKAGYTSISSHRSGETADTTIADLAVALNTCQIKTGAPSRSERVAKYNQLLRIEEQLGDSACYPQMGAFNVKK, encoded by the coding sequence ATGGATTATTTAGAGATCGAAAAGATCGTTGGCAGAGAGATACTTGACTCCCGCGGAAACCCCACAGTTGAAGCAGAGATAACTCTTGCAGACGGTACTGTTGCAAGAGGTACTGCACCTTCCGGTGCTTCAACAGGTGAGTTTGAGGCTCTGGAACTTCGTGACGGCGACAAGGGCAGATATCTTGGAAAGGGTGTTCAGAAAGCAGTTGAGAATATCAACACAGTTATCGCTGATACAATCAAGGGAATGGATGCTTCGGATATTTATGCTATCGACAGGGCTATGATAAAGGCTGACGGCTCAAATGATAAATCAAAGCTTGGTGCTAATGCTATACTGGCAGTGTCCATCGCGTGTGCAAGAGCAGCGGCAACTTCACTGGATATCCCGCTTTACAGATTCCTTGGCGGTATTCAGGGAACAAAGTTGCCTGTACCTATGATGAATATCCTCAACGGCGGTGCTCACGCTGACAGTGCTGTTGATACTCAGGAGTTCATGATAATGCCTGTCGGAGCACCTTCTTTCAAGGAAGGTCTGCGCTGGTGTGCAGAGGTCTTCCATGCACTGAAAGCTCTGCTGAAGGAGATGGATGATGTTACCGCCGTTGGTGATGAGGGTGGTTTTGCACCTAACAACCTGAAGAGTGATGAAGAAGCTATCGAGAAGATACTTGAAGCAGTAAAGAAAGCAGGCTTCGAGCCAGGCAAGGATTTCATGATTGCTATGGACGCTGCTTCTTCTGAATGGAAGAGTGAAAAGGGCAAGGGATTCTACAAGCAGCCCAAGAGCGGTAAGGAGTTCACATCAGATGAACTTATCGCACACTGGGAAGCACTGGTGGATAAGTACCCCATTATCTCTATTGAAGACGGTCTTGATGAAGAAGACTGGGACGGCTGGGTAAAGATGACAAAGCAGATAGGTCACAAAGTTCAGCTTGTGGGCGATGACCTGTTTGTTACCAACACAGAGCGTCTTGCAAAGGGTATTCAGCTTGGTGCGGGTAATTCTATACTCATCAAGCTTAACCAGATCGGTTCTGTATCCGAAACTCTGGAAGCTATCAAAATGGCTCACAAGGCAGGATACACATCAATTTCTTCTCACCGTTCGGGCGAGACAGCTGATACTACTATTGCTGATCTTGCAGTTGCGCTCAACACCTGCCAGATCAAAACAGGTGCACCCAGCAGATCTGAGAGAGTTGCTAAATACAACCAGCTTCTCCGCATAGAGGAACAGCTGGGTGATTCAGCTTGCTATCCTCAGATGGGCGCGTTCAATGTTAAGAAATAA
- a CDS encoding HPr family phosphocarrier protein, with the protein MVSKKVEIVNAEGMHMRPAGLIAKAVKAHPDSEVILKAEGKDIKAKAVMQIMAAGLKKGTVVEIVVNGGEEQAVLDEITAMFENGFGE; encoded by the coding sequence ATGGTATCCAAAAAAGTAGAGATCGTAAACGCAGAAGGTATGCACATGAGACCCGCAGGGCTTATTGCAAAAGCAGTAAAAGCTCATCCTGACAGCGAAGTGATACTTAAAGCCGAGGGAAAAGACATCAAGGCTAAAGCTGTAATGCAGATCATGGCAGCAGGATTGAAAAAGGGCACTGTAGTCGAGATCGTAGTAAACGGCGGAGAGGAACAGGCTGTTCTTGACGAGATAACTGCAATGTTCGAGAACGGATTCGGCGAGTAA
- a CDS encoding PTS fructose transporter subunit IIABC — MKIVDLLSKNSIQLGASPRSKSEAIDMLIDLQVKGGSIADKDAYKAGILAREEKGSTAVGEGIAIPHAKSDAVKAPSLAAMTVPDGVDYEALDDEPSNLLFMIAAPNDGDVHLEVLSRLMTILMDEDFREKLLGAHDADEFLKIIDDMEKEKYPDEPKAEKTSAMGYRVLAVTACPTGIAHTYMAAEALEKAGKKLGITIKVETNGSGGAKNVLTKEDIENCDGIIIAADKTVEMARFDGKKVFKTKVSDGIKIPEELIKRIESGDVPVYHHEGGADSSISASGDDENFGRKLYKHLMNGVSNMLPFTVAGGIFIALAFLIDSLGGAPQDGDFGTHLAAAAWFKTIGGYAFQFMVPILAGYIGLSIADRPGLLVGMAGGAMAAAGATFANPDGNVPSGFLGALLAGFLGGYLMLALEKACNGLPKSLNGIKPVLIYPLGGLGIVAIMMCAVNPIMGILNEGLANLLTNMGSSSKVLLGFVLGAMMSIDMGGPFNKAAYVFGTAAITSENFDIMAAVMVGGMVPPIAIALATTFFKNRWTEEEIKNGPVNYIMGLSFITEGAIPYAAADPTRVIPSCMIGAGTAGALSMAFGCSLRAPHGGIFVFPVVGNPIQYILALAIGSVVGMIMLVLLKKKQPKAE, encoded by the coding sequence ATGAAAATAGTTGATTTGCTAAGTAAGAACAGCATACAGCTTGGCGCTTCACCAAGATCAAAGTCCGAAGCGATCGATATGCTTATAGACCTTCAGGTAAAAGGCGGCAGTATCGCCGACAAGGACGCATACAAAGCGGGAATTCTTGCAAGAGAAGAAAAAGGTTCTACAGCAGTCGGCGAAGGCATCGCTATCCCCCATGCCAAAAGCGATGCGGTAAAGGCTCCTTCTCTGGCGGCTATGACGGTTCCCGATGGCGTTGATTATGAAGCTCTCGATGATGAACCTTCAAACCTGTTATTCATGATAGCAGCACCAAACGACGGTGATGTTCATCTTGAAGTGCTGTCCCGCCTTATGACAATACTTATGGATGAAGATTTCAGAGAAAAACTCCTGGGTGCACATGACGCGGATGAGTTCTTAAAGATAATAGACGATATGGAAAAGGAAAAATATCCCGATGAGCCTAAAGCAGAAAAGACTTCGGCAATGGGTTACAGAGTACTTGCCGTTACTGCTTGTCCCACAGGTATAGCACACACATATATGGCAGCCGAAGCCCTTGAAAAAGCGGGCAAAAAGCTTGGTATCACAATAAAAGTCGAAACAAACGGCTCGGGCGGCGCAAAGAATGTTCTCACTAAAGAGGATATCGAAAACTGCGACGGTATAATAATCGCAGCAGACAAGACGGTGGAAATGGCACGTTTTGACGGCAAAAAAGTTTTCAAAACAAAAGTGTCGGACGGAATAAAGATCCCTGAAGAACTGATAAAGCGAATTGAATCAGGCGATGTTCCAGTATATCATCATGAGGGCGGAGCAGACAGCAGCATTTCAGCTTCGGGCGATGATGAAAACTTCGGCAGAAAACTTTATAAGCACCTGATGAACGGTGTATCGAATATGCTGCCCTTCACGGTAGCAGGCGGTATCTTCATAGCTCTGGCATTCCTGATAGACTCCCTTGGCGGAGCACCGCAGGACGGCGACTTTGGTACGCATCTGGCAGCAGCAGCGTGGTTCAAAACTATCGGCGGCTATGCTTTCCAGTTTATGGTACCGATACTTGCAGGATATATCGGTCTTAGTATCGCAGACAGACCTGGTCTTCTGGTCGGTATGGCAGGCGGAGCAATGGCGGCAGCTGGCGCAACCTTTGCAAACCCCGACGGAAATGTTCCATCTGGCTTCCTCGGAGCTTTGCTGGCAGGATTCCTCGGCGGTTACCTTATGCTTGCACTTGAAAAGGCTTGCAATGGTCTGCCAAAATCACTCAACGGCATCAAGCCCGTACTTATCTATCCTCTTGGCGGACTTGGAATAGTTGCTATCATGATGTGTGCAGTCAACCCGATAATGGGTATACTCAATGAAGGACTTGCAAACCTGCTCACCAACATGGGAAGCTCCAGCAAAGTGCTTCTGGGCTTTGTACTCGGTGCGATGATGTCCATAGATATGGGCGGACCTTTCAACAAGGCAGCTTATGTATTCGGTACAGCAGCTATCACTTCTGAGAATTTCGACATCATGGCAGCCGTAATGGTCGGCGGAATGGTTCCTCCTATTGCTATAGCTCTCGCTACTACTTTCTTTAAAAACCGCTGGACCGAAGAAGAAATCAAAAACGGTCCCGTAAACTACATAATGGGTCTTAGCTTCATCACTGAAGGTGCTATCCCATACGCAGCAGCTGACCCCACAAGAGTTATCCCCTCTTGTATGATAGGTGCAGGAACAGCAGGAGCTCTTTCAATGGCATTCGGCTGTTCCCTCAGAGCACCTCACGGCGGTATATTCGTATTCCCTGTTGTCGGCAATCCTATACAGTATATACTTGCACTTGCTATCGGTTCGGTAGTAGGAATGATCATGCTAGTACTTCTTAAAAAGAAGCAGCCCAAGGCAGAATAA
- the pfkB gene encoding 1-phosphofructokinase — MVYTVTFNPAIDYVVRMEKLKTGEVNRASYEEMFFGGKGINVSIVLNELGIKSKALGFTAGFTGEAIENGLMAMGIDADFVRLEKGNSRINVKIKTNEETEINGQGPHIDENALAALFGKLDKLKDGDTLILAGSIPNSLPSDIYEKILQRLSCRNIMTVVDATKDLLLNVLKYEPFLIKPNNHELGEMFGVKLTTIDEIEKYARKLQEKGAKNVLISMAGDGALLVDENGETHISGVCKGIVKNSVGAGDSMVAGFVAGSAEGDYEYALKLGTAAGGATAFSDGLATKEKITELLNTL; from the coding sequence ATGGTATACACAGTAACATTTAATCCTGCAATCGATTATGTTGTCCGCATGGAGAAACTGAAAACTGGTGAAGTAAACCGTGCTTCTTACGAAGAGATGTTCTTCGGCGGAAAGGGAATAAACGTTTCTATAGTGCTTAACGAGTTGGGAATAAAGTCAAAAGCGCTGGGCTTTACAGCAGGCTTTACCGGTGAGGCTATCGAAAACGGATTAATGGCTATGGGCATCGACGCTGATTTTGTCAGACTTGAAAAAGGCAATTCCCGCATAAACGTAAAAATAAAAACCAACGAAGAGACCGAGATCAACGGACAGGGACCTCACATTGATGAAAATGCCCTCGCTGCACTTTTCGGGAAACTTGATAAACTGAAAGACGGCGACACGCTAATACTAGCAGGAAGTATACCCAACAGCCTGCCTTCCGATATATACGAGAAGATCTTACAGCGGCTTTCGTGCAGGAATATCATGACAGTTGTGGACGCTACAAAAGATCTTCTGCTGAATGTTCTGAAATATGAACCGTTCCTTATCAAGCCAAATAATCACGAGCTGGGTGAGATGTTCGGCGTAAAACTCACCACTATCGATGAGATAGAAAAATATGCCAGAAAGCTTCAGGAAAAGGGTGCAAAGAACGTGCTGATATCTATGGCAGGCGACGGTGCACTTCTTGTTGACGAAAACGGGGAAACTCACATAAGCGGAGTTTGCAAAGGCATCGTTAAAAATTCGGTTGGAGCAGGCGATTCAATGGTAGCAGGCTTTGTGGCAGGTTCGGCAGAGGGCGATTACGAATATGCGCTGAAGCTCGGAACAGCGGCTGGCGGAGCAACAGCATTTTCAGACGGCCTAGCTACAAAAGAAAAAATAACAGAGCTTCTGAATACACTTTGA
- a CDS encoding DeoR/GlpR family DNA-binding transcription regulator, producing the protein MLTEERHSIILNSVNSNKSVQLGELCELLNASESTVRRDLNALAKKGLLVKVHGGAISVNDSFVYEEQDIEKKSKLFNDEKLAIARYAASLIDDGDFVFIDAGTTTEKMIDFIPDKDVTFVTNAFIHAKKLAQRGFKVFIPAGEIKLATEAIVGAECVSSLQSYNFTKSFIGANGISLSGDISTPDRNEASVKTAVIRNSRMVYILADHSKFEQITSVSFADLGRVMIITDKLGDKKYLSATNIKEVM; encoded by the coding sequence ATGCTTACTGAGGAAAGACATTCGATAATCTTAAATTCAGTTAATTCCAACAAAAGTGTACAGCTGGGAGAGCTTTGCGAGCTGCTGAACGCTTCTGAATCTACAGTAAGGCGCGATCTTAACGCTCTAGCAAAAAAAGGACTTCTTGTTAAGGTTCACGGCGGTGCGATCTCGGTAAATGACTCATTTGTATATGAAGAACAGGATATAGAGAAAAAGTCAAAACTGTTCAATGATGAAAAACTGGCTATTGCAAGATATGCAGCATCACTTATCGATGATGGAGATTTCGTATTCATTGACGCAGGTACTACTACCGAAAAGATGATAGACTTTATCCCCGATAAGGATGTTACCTTTGTGACCAACGCATTCATCCACGCAAAGAAGCTGGCACAGCGAGGATTTAAAGTATTTATACCCGCAGGTGAGATAAAGCTTGCTACCGAAGCTATCGTAGGTGCGGAATGTGTGAGCAGTCTGCAAAGCTACAACTTCACCAAGAGTTTTATCGGTGCAAACGGCATCTCACTTTCAGGAGATATCTCCACACCCGACAGAAACGAAGCGAGCGTAAAAACTGCGGTGATAAGAAACAGCAGAATGGTTTATATTCTTGCAGATCATTCCAAATTCGAGCAGATCACATCAGTATCTTTTGCTGATCTGGGACGGGTAATGATAATAACCGACAAACTCGGTGACAAGAAGTATTTGTCAGCAACAAATATTAAGGAGGTAATGTAG
- the pnuC gene encoding nicotinamide riboside transporter PnuC, translating to MIKRIKEYFSKSEIMLWSISTLLVLTSFFVFDRSSYLTLCASLIGVTYLIFNAKGNPVGQVLVIIFSLLYGIISYKFSYFGEMVTYLGMTMPMAVFALISWLRNPFNGNRAEVRVNSISKSETVFMFVLATIVTIVFYFILQMFHTAKIIPSTLSVTTSFIAVYLTFRRSPFYAIAYSANDIVLIILWIMASITDTRYISVVVCFAVFLVNDIYSFFSWQKMKKRQAA from the coding sequence ATGATAAAACGTATCAAAGAATATTTTTCCAAGTCTGAGATCATGCTTTGGAGCATTTCAACTCTGCTTGTTCTGACTTCGTTTTTTGTATTTGACAGGAGCAGTTATCTGACTTTATGTGCTTCACTGATCGGTGTAACTTACCTGATATTCAATGCAAAAGGCAATCCTGTCGGTCAGGTGCTTGTTATAATATTCAGCCTGTTGTACGGGATCATCTCCTATAAATTCTCGTATTTCGGAGAAATGGTCACTTACCTCGGAATGACGATGCCTATGGCTGTATTTGCTCTTATCTCATGGCTTCGCAATCCATTTAACGGCAACAGAGCAGAAGTTAGGGTCAACAGCATAAGTAAAAGTGAAACAGTGTTTATGTTTGTTTTGGCAACGATAGTGACCATCGTATTCTATTTCATATTACAGATGTTCCATACCGCAAAAATCATTCCAAGCACACTATCGGTCACAACGAGCTTTATAGCCGTCTACCTGACATTCAGGAGAAGTCCCTTTTATGCCATAGCATATTCAGCCAATGATATCGTCCTGATAATACTCTGGATAATGGCCAGTATTACCGACACACGCTACATATCGGTCGTTGTATGCTTTGCAGTATTTCTTGTAAATGATATATACAGCTTTTTCAGCTGGCAGAAGATGAAAAAACGTCAGGCAGCCTGA
- a CDS encoding Na/Pi cotransporter family protein — MNIFSICTLCGGLAFFLFGMHVMSKSLEKVAGGKLESTLKKMTSNPVKSMALGAGITIAVQSSSAMTVMLVGLVNSGIMELEQTVGVIMGSNIGTTLTAWLLSTAGIKSDNIAISMLKPENFAPIVALIGIAMLMMSKKKKRQDIGTIMVGFAVLMYGMQLMKDAVSPIAETKGFSDMLIAFKNPILSVLFGALFTGIIQSSAASVGILQALAMTGAISYRMAIPIIMGQNIGTCVTALLSSIGVNKNAKRVTAVHMSFNIIGTIVCLTLFYIANGLFNFSFVDKPIGAVEVAGVHSVFNIMTTVILLPFSNQLVKLAKKLIPNSKEKEDEVLLDKRLLANPPLAASQCRERTKEMAVMAMEALHEALSAMFNYTQKGVVSIEEKEQELDVMEDQLSTFLLELSSRNLTDEDSRTVTELLHSIGDFERISDHAINMIEIGAEMNQNNQNFSDSARADFATLFAALTEISEITVRAFSEQDTNIAMTVEPLEEVIDDLTATIRDKHISRLRTGECSPELGVYLSDLLINCERVSDHCSNVAVSIIEIGQAKLLNHEYMTALKAKRTPQFIENYTAYGQKYRLAEN, encoded by the coding sequence ATGAATATTTTTTCGATATGTACACTATGCGGAGGACTGGCGTTCTTCCTTTTCGGAATGCACGTTATGTCAAAAAGCCTTGAAAAAGTCGCAGGCGGCAAGCTTGAAAGCACGCTGAAAAAAATGACTTCAAATCCTGTCAAGAGCATGGCACTGGGTGCAGGCATAACCATCGCAGTGCAGTCGTCATCTGCTATGACAGTAATGCTTGTGGGACTTGTAAATTCGGGTATCATGGAGCTTGAGCAGACTGTGGGCGTTATCATGGGTTCAAACATCGGCACTACGCTTACCGCATGGCTTCTCAGTACCGCAGGTATAAAAAGCGACAACATCGCCATCTCAATGCTGAAACCCGAAAACTTCGCGCCTATCGTTGCCCTTATCGGTATAGCAATGCTGATGATGAGCAAGAAAAAGAAACGACAGGATATCGGTACCATAATGGTGGGATTTGCAGTGCTGATGTACGGAATGCAGCTTATGAAAGATGCAGTATCTCCCATTGCTGAGACCAAAGGCTTCTCGGATATGCTTATCGCATTCAAAAATCCGATACTCAGCGTATTGTTTGGTGCACTGTTCACAGGTATCATACAGTCATCTGCGGCTTCAGTAGGTATTTTACAGGCACTTGCTATGACAGGTGCTATATCTTATCGTATGGCTATACCCATCATCATGGGACAGAACATCGGCACCTGCGTGACCGCTCTGCTTTCCTCTATCGGTGTAAACAAAAACGCCAAAAGAGTAACAGCCGTGCATATGTCTTTCAACATCATCGGTACTATCGTTTGTCTGACCCTGTTTTACATTGCAAACGGACTGTTCAATTTCAGCTTTGTGGATAAGCCCATAGGTGCTGTTGAGGTAGCAGGGGTACACTCCGTATTCAATATAATGACCACAGTTATCCTGCTGCCGTTCTCAAATCAACTTGTAAAGCTTGCTAAAAAGCTTATACCCAACTCAAAAGAAAAAGAAGATGAGGTACTTCTCGACAAGCGTTTGCTTGCAAACCCTCCCCTTGCAGCTTCACAGTGCAGAGAGAGGACAAAGGAAATGGCAGTTATGGCAATGGAGGCACTGCATGAAGCCTTGTCAGCGATGTTCAATTATACGCAGAAAGGCGTTGTGAGCATTGAGGAGAAGGAACAGGAACTTGATGTCATGGAAGACCAGCTGTCAACATTCCTTCTGGAACTTTCATCACGCAACCTGACTGATGAGGACAGCCGTACCGTAACCGAACTTCTCCACAGTATAGGCGATTTTGAGCGTATCAGCGACCACGCAATAAACATGATAGAGATAGGTGCGGAGATGAATCAGAATAATCAGAACTTCTCTGACAGTGCGAGAGCTGATTTTGCCACACTGTTTGCTGCACTTACCGAGATATCGGAGATAACTGTCAGGGCATTTTCCGAGCAGGATACCAATATTGCAATGACTGTTGAACCGCTGGAAGAAGTAATCGATGACCTGACAGCCACGATACGTGATAAGCATATCTCCAGACTTCGTACAGGCGAATGCAGTCCCGAACTTGGCGTATATCTCTCCGATCTGCTAATAAACTGCGAGAGAGTATCCGATCACTGCTCCAATGTAGCTGTATCCATAATCGAGATAGGACAGGCAAAACTCCTTAATCACGAATATATGACTGCGCTGAAAGCCAAAAGAACTCCGCAGTTTATTGAAAACTATACTGCTTACGGACAGAAATACAGGCTGGCAGAGAACTAA
- a CDS encoding sensor histidine kinase: protein MERKIEFSLFYMGIVTAIIGIVITTFVCYGFFHKEVKENLAHECNIVAQCYDKISSPDELERFTQEDFRITLIKKDGAILYESDADAVNMKNHLDRPEIIEAIENGTGSDTRYSDTIGTEDYYYAVKLDDGNILRVSIRSDSIFRLFERSMLLILIVTICIILVSMFVSVKLTDKLIAPLKRIPEMIEKDKSPEEMGIYSEIIPLAEEIKNVRSSQELMRQEFTANVSHELKTPLTSISGYAELIETGMAQGEDSRKFAGNIRTETARLQMLISDILRLSELDTVNSLSLDDVVDIAAVTEECKERLSGQAEKKGVRITIHGTSETVKGNHTELTELIYNLIDNAIKYNRENGNIDITIEDKKFIIADTGIGIPKESIPRIFERFYRVDKSRSRAKGGTGLGLSIVRHIADRHGAKIDVESTVGVGTTISVNFR from the coding sequence ATGGAAAGAAAAATCGAATTCAGCTTGTTCTATATGGGGATAGTCACAGCCATAATCGGTATCGTTATAACTACTTTTGTATGCTACGGATTTTTTCATAAGGAAGTCAAGGAAAATCTGGCACATGAATGTAATATCGTTGCACAGTGCTATGATAAGATAAGCTCTCCCGATGAACTTGAACGTTTCACACAGGAAGACTTCCGTATCACGCTTATCAAAAAAGACGGTGCGATATTGTACGAAAGTGACGCCGATGCTGTAAATATGAAAAATCACCTTGACCGCCCCGAGATAATCGAAGCCATTGAAAACGGAACAGGAAGCGATACACGTTATTCTGACACTATCGGAACGGAAGATTACTATTACGCAGTCAAACTCGATGACGGCAATATCCTGCGTGTATCTATCCGTTCAGATTCGATATTCAGGCTGTTTGAGCGCTCTATGCTGCTGATACTCATTGTAACTATCTGCATCATATTGGTATCAATGTTCGTTTCCGTGAAGCTTACGGACAAGCTTATAGCACCGCTTAAACGCATCCCCGAAATGATCGAAAAGGACAAGTCGCCCGAAGAAATGGGGATATACAGCGAGATAATCCCTCTTGCCGAGGAAATAAAAAATGTAAGAAGCTCGCAGGAACTTATGCGACAGGAATTCACGGCAAATGTTTCTCACGAGCTTAAAACACCGCTGACTTCCATATCGGGTTATGCAGAACTTATCGAAACAGGCATGGCACAGGGAGAAGACAGCAGAAAGTTTGCGGGAAATATCAGAACAGAGACCGCAAGACTGCAAATGCTTATCAGCGATATACTGCGTTTGTCAGAGCTTGATACAGTTAATTCACTGTCACTGGACGATGTGGTTGATATCGCCGCTGTTACAGAGGAATGTAAGGAAAGACTTTCAGGGCAGGCTGAAAAGAAAGGTGTTCGTATCACTATTCACGGAACTTCCGAAACTGTAAAAGGCAATCATACCGAACTGACCGAGCTTATCTACAATCTCATCGACAATGCTATAAAGTACAACCGTGAAAACGGCAATATCGACATTACCATCGAGGATAAAAAATTCATCATAGCCGATACGGGTATTGGTATACCGAAAGAAAGTATCCCGCGTATTTTTGAGCGTTTCTACCGTGTTGACAAAAGCCGCAGCCGCGCAAAAGGCGGAACAGGTCTCGGACTGTCGATAGTTAGGCATATAGCAGACCGCCACGGAGCAAAGATAGATGTAGAAAGCACTGTGGGAGTCGGGACAACAATAAGTGTAAATTTCAGATAG
- a CDS encoding response regulator transcription factor, translating into MLIYIVEDEESIRELESYALEKNNFEVMSFESSEGFYKALENRIPDLILLDIMLPDDDGLTILKKLRCNAIYEKIPVIIISAKTTELDRVKGLDLGADDYMCKPFGVMEMVSRVKARLRGITKNTEDRLTFEKLTISEKTRDVILDGKTIELTYKEFELLKMFMENPKIVLRRDDILDRIWGHDSTGRTLDVHIRTLRAKLGEYGKYIVTVRNVGYKLDKDE; encoded by the coding sequence GTGCTTATATATATAGTTGAAGATGAAGAAAGCATCAGGGAGCTCGAAAGCTATGCCCTTGAAAAAAATAATTTTGAAGTTATGAGCTTTGAGAGTTCCGAGGGTTTCTATAAAGCGCTGGAAAACAGGATACCCGACCTGATACTGCTGGATATAATGCTTCCCGATGATGATGGGCTTACGATACTGAAAAAGCTTCGCTGTAATGCTATTTACGAAAAAATACCTGTTATTATCATATCTGCAAAGACCACAGAGCTTGACCGCGTAAAGGGGCTAGACCTTGGGGCTGACGATTATATGTGCAAACCTTTCGGGGTAATGGAGATGGTCAGCCGTGTAAAGGCGAGACTTAGGGGAATAACAAAGAATACAGAAGATCGGCTGACGTTCGAGAAGCTGACGATATCTGAAAAAACAAGAGATGTCATCTTAGATGGAAAAACAATAGAGCTTACTTATAAGGAATTTGAACTGCTGAAAATGTTCATGGAAAATCCGAAGATAGTGCTCAGGCGTGATGATATACTTGACAGGATATGGGGACATGACAGCACGGGAAGAACTCTTGATGTGCATATCCGTACACTCAGGGCAAAGCTGGGAGAATACGGAAAATATATCGTGACAGTTCGTAATGTAGGCTACAAGCTGGATAAGGACGAGTGA
- a CDS encoding DUF6630 family protein, with amino-acid sequence MGLFDKFKKNRSSDSKDNSKIIADIFRTICKENEAITAEISECTNSPKEYAVKNSTQFSERGISHNDADPDTLMWIGCVDILINNSYAAELDFSCELEDLIFNLGKLKTITAENIILDEKDFSSDEDIILWLSQLDGQLKERNLCIGGIDIDSDSYVIFLTDIRTFKTIKDSADSIGHRIDYAKNL; translated from the coding sequence ATGGGATTATTTGACAAATTCAAAAAAAACAGATCCAGCGACAGTAAAGACAATTCTAAGATAATAGCTGATATTTTCAGAACAATTTGCAAAGAAAACGAAGCTATCACTGCCGAGATCTCCGAATGTACAAACTCACCTAAGGAATACGCTGTTAAAAATTCAACGCAGTTTTCAGAGCGTGGAATATCTCACAATGATGCCGATCCCGACACTCTTATGTGGATAGGCTGCGTGGATATACTGATAAATAACTCATATGCAGCGGAACTTGATTTCAGCTGTGAACTTGAAGATCTTATTTTCAATCTGGGTAAACTTAAAACTATTACCGCCGAAAATATAATACTTGACGAGAAAGATTTTTCTTCAGATGAAGACATTATCCTTTGGCTTAGTCAACTTGACGGACAGCTTAAAGAGCGAAACCTCTGCATAGGAGGTATAGATATTGACAGCGACAGCTATGTTATTTTTCTTACCGATATCCGAACGTTTAAAACAATTAAGGATAGTGCCGATAGTATTGGACACAGGATCGACTATGCTAAAAATTTGTAG